The Aspergillus flavus chromosome 2, complete sequence region AACAGATCGCATACCAAAATATTGATTCGAGGTATTGAGCCCATAAGAAAGCGTTCTATGCATATATGGACCTGTAAACCGCCTATCTAATTCAGGCTGTTGATAACTGATGTACTCCTTTCCCTAGGATTCCATCGCCTCTCGCAAACTACGCAGATCTGCTACAGTTCCCCCTCAGTTATAGAAAGAAGGTACGGTCAATACATATCAGGAGAAAGTATGCAAGATCCAGAAGTGTTATAGTTTAGAGCGTCTAGtgtgataataatatatcttaagaTCTACAACTTCAAAGGTGCGGTAATATTCCCAATTAGTCGGAGTTGacaataataaatatttagtacACTATTCAGCCATAGCGtttaatacttttaataCCAGGATACACCCCTCGTTGCTGAATTTCAGTTGGAAATACATTCAAGTTACCACAGCCAGGCAGAGACATGGGACGACTGACTACAAGGCTTAGTGTCAAACTAGACTCTTCTCTATAGTGACTCAATTCCCTCTTTCCACCTCCAGCAGTTATTTCAGGCGGAACGGCAAGGCCGTGGAATAGGATCTAATCAAGTGTGGTTGGTCTATGTCAGCATTAGTCTACTTGGTAGAGATCACAATATCCAGCCCAGGTTGTAAAGCTATCCCGGTCGAGTCGACATTGAACCAGTCTATCTAGGGTCAACTTGAGTACGGCAAAATATTCCAATAGTCTACACAATCATGTGATACTCCGTCACTGCGAAGACCTTTAAACAATTCGGGCGAAGAGAATTTTATAATGAAGTGAGGAGAGATACTGGGCCCATGCACAACCATGGGGTTTGTTGCCTCTTTCGTGATATCATATCCATAGCCCTACAACATATCGCATACTGAAATATTGAATCGggtattaatactataagaAAATGTTATAGACATAGATGGCCCTGCACAGCGCCTACCACGCCCAGGTGTTAACAAGTCATATACTCTTTTTCCTGAGATTTTATCGCCTCTCGCAAGACCTCACAGATCTGTCGCAATTCCGCCTCAGTAACAGTAAATGGAGGGGCCAGGAGGATGTGATCGCCTCGCATGCCATCCACAGTCCCCGCACCAGGATACACTGCCAATCCTCGGTCGAACGCAGCTTGTTGAACTCGCAAGCCGAACTTAAACGTGGGGTCAAACGTCGCCTTGGTCGTGCTGTCCTGCACGAACTCTACTGCCCAAAAGAGGCCTCGTCCACGAATATCGCCAACTGATGGGCAGTGTGCCAATTCAGTCTTCAATTGCTGTTCCAGAATCTGTCCCAGAGCAGCGCAGCGTTCAACCAGCTTCTCTCGTCGAACGACTTGCTGGACCGCCAACGCGGCAGCGCAAGAAACAGGGTGGGCCTGGTAGGTATGGCCATGGTTGAAAGCGTTGCTGCCCTTGCGGAGCACATCAATCACCTTCTTGTGGACCAAGACACCTGCGATGGGTGCATATCCACCTCCAAGTCCCTTGGCGATAGTCATAATGTCAGGAACGACGTTTTCCTGTTCAAAAGCGAAAAATGTCCCTGAACGTCCCACGCCACACATAATTTCATCAAGGATCAGTAGGATGCCGTACCGATCGCACATGGCACGGACACCGGTAAAGTATCCGGCGGGGGCTGTGACGCAACCCGCGGTGGCGCCAACGATCGGTTCGGCTACAAAAGCAATAATCTTCTCGGGACCGATTCGGAGGAActcctcctcaagctcaCGCAGCAGTCGGGCCGTAAATTCTGCCTCGGTCTCTCCCGCCATCTGGTGCCGGTATGCGTATGCGGGGGTAACGTGAGAGGTATGAGGGTACATAAAGCCGGTAAAGGGAACC contains the following coding sequences:
- a CDS encoding putative aminotransferase (hypothetical protein AOR_1_44064), giving the protein MAPSRVDDDIQSRPNTQILPNVKPNGEGHLLHRSLIEHPVMVEKAKGLTLHLSDGRTVLDACAGAAVALIGHGREEVHQAIMKQMQNVSYIHTQSYTTSSAEDLADFLLSGNPYGLEKAFFVGSGSEAVESALKLARQYHYENNEPDRLHFVSRQQSYHGNSIAAMSISSNLARKVPFTGFMYPHTSHVTPAYAYRHQMAGETEAEFTARLLRELEEEFLRIGPEKIIAFVAEPIVGATAGCVTAPAGYFTGVRAMCDRYGILLILDEIMCGVGRSGTFFAFEQENVVPDIMTIAKGLGGGYAPIAGVLVHKKVIDVLRKGSNAFNHGHTYQAHPVSCAAALAVQQVVRREKLVERCAALGQILEQQLKTELAHCPSVGDIRGRGLFWAVEFVQDSTTKATFDPTFKFGLRVQQAAFDRGLAVYPGAGTVDGMRGDHILLAPPFTVTEAELRQICEVLREAIKSQEKEYMTC